One Gadus chalcogrammus isolate NIFS_2021 chromosome 22, NIFS_Gcha_1.0, whole genome shotgun sequence genomic window carries:
- the LOC130375378 gene encoding IgGFc-binding protein-like isoform X1 — MTSCVWLFNYFKEFSVQTMGIYVTIFAVLLLSGFCNSGPATVATQKGMCWVLGNTNYRTFDGYSYNFIGNCTYVMAKNCDVDGIHPAFEVDEKNVNIPNSNLTGVGMVTISVYGTIIDIVHNEFGLVRVNNQLWNLPINLDNGKVILSQRGFSVVVETDFGLVVQYDWQQYFTITVPSEFAGKVCGMCGNFNGKQDDDLTIPSGAYAKDQQDMGNGWRVPGVVGDTTCQDTCKGQCQICNPTFVEQLEDYNICSALSQVMDKDFQACTRLFDPKQFLQNCMVELCNGVPMKQYYCDTLQMYSETCQRAGVPGQKWREANKCSPPKCQENSYYERCGSSCPATCGDLTAPSNCKASCVETCTCNDGFVLSGSKCIPKAQCGCLYEGRYVAVGASFWDGDTCNERFTCSAEGKLTMEKTSCPTGQQCQVVKGIRGCYAVNYATCMVSGDPHIVTFDGELYNFQGTCTYELASVSSSQKTLENFSVILQNSGQDKRTGSVVNLVEVKVYGNTVNISKEQPGFVTVNGKLSYLPMALNGTKLQLYTIGWFVVLKADFGLKVYYDWNSVAFVQVPSTYKGSMIGLCGNYNLNPKDDMQMKNGKEAATAEELGQSWQVASTPGCVNGCTGPCPGCTAIQKDQYNTNTYCGLISDPTGPFRDCHSVVDPAKFLNDCIYDVCLYQGRGSMQCKTMTAYTAACQLKGAKVYPWRSDTLCDAQCPVNGHYEICSAGCQKSCQNPESSYHCGAQCMEGCNCNDGFVLSGNECVPSAQCGCPFNGKYYKYGQVFYPDGQCQQECLCNGTVQCQKFSCGPNEKCEVKDGGHSCQPVGKGVCSISGDPHYNTFDNSTYDFQGTCTYTAAEACHLNGTRLTAFSVAVENERWHAMNSNPQVSVAKLVAVEVYGSLLVLRRNQIGMVMLNGILAHIPLNLNEGKVQVYQDGYNYVIITDFGLRVTYDMIYHITVTVPSNYMDHTCGLCGNFNDNNADEFTLPDGKVTKDVQSFGAAWKVAVRGVVCEDGCSGDLCPKCDDSKKEVFEKDCQVLTDPKGPFAACHNVIDPASYFRDCVYDVCMVTGDRAVLCDSIGAYMMDCQTFGVKIPTWRTPTFCPLTCPANSHYQVCGQSCDTPCPNLSSIVVCPEKCAEGCACNAGYNFNGTGCVSLELCSCYFEGRSYKVGESIVSEDCHTIHTCQASGVVVSQSMLCQNTEICQIQNGTRGCFPRTCLLEDNGSLNSLDGARIFLNSGAFDIIQVCDPNVTDQWFRVVVRLEMCGTPAVNSIVGVHVYFTDMTFTITNHHDIWVNGKAMTESSFKKSNIALTVSGKTVTIDKDNSLQLSFNAFNDLTMSISGEMAEQVCGACGSLMTLNDKMFHGGGGRKWRAPDFTDC; from the exons ATGACATCATGTGTGTggctttttaattattttaaggAATTCTCGGTTCAAACCATGGGGATTTATGTGACTATATTTGCAGTTCTACTGTTGAGTG GATTCTGCAATTCAGGACCAGCAACTGTGGCAACCCAAAAAGGCATGTGCTGGGTTCTCGGTAACACTAATTACCGTACCTTTGATGGCTATTCGTACAACTTCATTGGCAACTGCACTTATGTCATGGCTAAGAACTGCGATGTAGACGGGATCCATCCAGCCTTTGAGGTGGACGAAAAGAACGTCAACATCCCCAATTCAAACCTCACAGGTGTGGGAATGGTCACCATCAGTGTTTACGGGACCATTATTGATATTGTCCATAATGAGTTTGGCCTTGTGCGG gtAAACAATCAACTTTGGAATCTCCCCATCAACTTGGACAATGGCAAGGTGATTCTGTCTCAGAGGGGGTTCTCTGTAGTTGTTGAGACAGACTTTGGCCTAGTGGTGCAGTATGACTGGCAGCAGTATTTCACTATCACAGTTCCAAGTGAATTTGCAGGCAAGGTGTGTGGCATGTGTGGCAACTTTAACGGCAAGCAGGACGACGACCTCACCATTCCGTCTGGGGCGTATGCCAAAGACCAACAGGATATGGGAAATGGCTGGAGGGTTCCTGGTGTTGTCGGTGATACCACTTGTCAGGATACCTGCAAAGGACAGTGTCAAATCTGCAATCCCACCTTTGTGGAACAATTGGAAGACTATAACATCTGTAGCGCTCTGTCACAAGTGATGGATAAGGATTTCCAGGCCTGCACCCGTCTCTTTGACCCCAAGCAATTTCTGCAGAACTGCATGGTCGAACTCTGTAATGGTGTCCCAATGAAGCAGTACTACTGTGACACTCTGCAAATGTACTCGGAGACCTGTCAGAGAGCTGGAGTCCCGGGCCAGAAATGGAGGGAGGCCAACAAATGCT CACCACCCAAGTGCCAAGAGAACAGCTACTACGAGCGCTGTGGCTCAAGCTGTCCTGCAACCTGTGGAGACCTCACTGCTCCCTCCAACTGCAAAGCCAGCTGTGTGGAGACATGTACTTGCAATGATGGGTTTGTGCTCAGTGGCAGCAAATGTATCCCCAAGGCCCAGTGTGGCTGCCTGTACGAAGGCCGGTATGTGGCGGTCGGCGCCTCCTTCTGGGATGGCGATACTTGCAATGAGCGGTTCACATGCTCGGCCGAAGGGAAGCTGACCATGGAGAAGACTAGCTGCCCAACGGGCCAGCAGTGTCAAGTGGTTAAGGGCATTAGAGGTTGCTATGCTGTGAACTATGCCACATGCATGGTGTCTGGTGACCCCCACATTGTGACATTTGATGGTGAGCTCTACAACTTCCAGGGCACTTGCACTTATGAATTggccagtgtctcctccagtCAGAAGACCCTGGAGAATTTCAGCGTTATTCTGCAGAACAGTGGGCAAGATAAGAGGACAGGCTCTGTTGTTAATCTGGTAGAGGTGAAGGTCTATGGCAACACTGTCAACATTAGCAAAGAACAACCTGGCTTTGTCACG GTCAATGGTAAGCTTTCTTACCTCCCAATGGCCCTGAATGGCACCAAACTCCAGCTCTACACTATCGGTTGGTTTGTTGTACTCAAGGCCGACTTCGGCCTGAAAGTCTACTATGACTGGAACAGTGTGGCGTTTGTCCAGGTGCCCAGCACTTATAAGGGCTCCATGATTGGTCTATGTGGCAACTACAACCTTAATCCCAAAGATGACATGCAGATGAAGAATGGGAAAGAGGCTGCCACTGCAGAGGAGCTTGGCCAGAGCtggcaggttgctagtacccCTGGTTGTGTCAATGGCTGCACAGGTCCATGTCCTGGCTGTACCGCCATCCAGAAAGACCAGTACAACACCAACACGTACTGTGGACTCATCAGTGACCCCACAGGCCCATTCCGTGACTGCCACTCTGTAGTAGACCCTGCCAAGTTCCTCAATGACTGCATTTATGACGTATGTCTGTATCAGGGAAGAGGCAGCATGCAGTGCAAGACCATGACTGCCTACACGGCAGCATGCCAACTCAAAGGTGCCAAAGTATACCCCTGGAGGTCAGATACACTGTGTG ATGCTCAGTGTCCAGTGAATGGCCATTATGAGATATGCAGTGCTGGATGTCAGAAGTCCTGTCAGAACCCAGAGTCTTCTTATCACTGTGGGGCTCAGTGCATGGAAGGTTGCAACTGTAATGACGGTTTTGTTTTGAGTGGAAACGAGTGTGTGCCTTCTGCTCAGTGTGGTTGTCCGTTTAATGGAAAATACTACAAGTACGGCCAAGTGTTTTACCCTGATGGGCAGTGCCAGCAAGAATGTCTGTGTAATGGAACG GTACAATGTCAGAAGTTTTCCTGCGGGCCCAATGAAAAGTGTGAGGTAAAGGATGGTGGCCATTCGTGTCAGCCTGTTGGTAAGGGAGTCTGCTCCATCTCTGGGGACCCACATTACAACACCTTTGACAACAGCACCTATGACTTCCAAGGCACGTGCACATACACTGCAGCTGAAGCCTGCCACCTGAATGGCACAAGGCTGACAGCCTTCTCTGTGGCTGTGGAGAATGAGAGGTGGCATGCCATGAACAGCAACCCACAGGTCTCCGTCGCTAAACTTGTAGCAGTGGAAGTTTATGGAAGCCTCTTAGTTCTTCGACGGAACCAGATTGGAATGGTTATG ctaAATGGGATCTTAGCTCACATCCCGTTGAATCTTAATGAAGGTAAAGTTCAGGTTTACCAAGACGGCTACAACTACGTAATCATAACTGACTTCGGCCTGCGGGTGACCTATGACATGATCTATCACATCACCGTCACCGTACCCAGCAACTACATGGACCACACTTGCGGTCTGTGCGGGAACTTCAACGACAATAACGCAGATGAGTTCACACTGCCAGACGGTAAAGTGACCAAAGACGTGCAGAGCTTCGGGGCTGCCTGGAAGGTGGCCGTGCGTGGAGTGGTGTGCGAAGATGGATGCAGTGGGGACCTCTGTCCCAAGTGTGACGACAGCAAGAAGGAAGTGTTTGAGAAGGACTGTCAAGTCCTCACCGATCCCAAAGGTCCCTTCGCTGCGTGCCACAATGTCATAGACCCTGCCTCCTACTTCAGAGACTGTGTCTATGACGTCTGCATGGTGACTGGGGACAGGGCAGTGCTGTGTGACAGCATCGGGGCCTACATGATGGACTGCCAGACCTTTGGTGTGAAGATTCCAACCTGGAGAACCCCTACTTTCTGCC CCCTCACCTGCCCTGCAAACAGCCACTATCAAGTCTGCGGCCAGTCTTGTGATACTCCATGCCCGAACCTCTCAAGCATCGTCGTCTGTCCAGAAAAGTGTGCCGAGGGCTGTGCGTGTAACGCAGGCTACAACTTTAACGGCACTGGCTGTGTTAGCTTGGAACTATGTAGCTGCTATTTCGAAGGGAGATCCTACAAG GTTGGGGAATCTATTGTATCTGAGGACTGTCATACAATCCATACCTGCCAAGCCTCAGGAGTAGTTGTGTCCCAGAGCATGCTTTGTCAGAACACAGAGATCTGCCAAATCCAAAATGGCACCAGAGGCTGTTTCCCCAGAACATGCCTTTTGGAAGATAACGGTTCCCTCAACTCGCTTGATGGAGCCAGGATCTTCTTAAACTCTGGGGCCTTTGATATCATCCAGGTCTGTGACCCAAATGTGACAGATCAGTGGTTTAGGGTTGTTGTAAGGTTAGAGATGTGTGGCACTCCTGCAGTCAACTCCATTGTGGGGGTTCATGTGTACTTCACCGACATGACGTTTACTATCACAAACCACCATGACATTTGG GTAAACGGAAAGGCCATGACTGAGAGCAGTTTCAAAAAGAGCAACATAGCACTGACGGTCTCTGGCAAAACAGTCACAATCGACAAGGACAACAGTCTTCAGTTGTCTTTTAATGCTTTTAATGACCTCACGATGAGCATCAGCGGTGAGATGGCAGAGCAGGTTTGTGGCGCATGCGGTAGCCTCATGACTTTGAACGACAAAATGttccatggaggaggagggaggaagtggagggctCCTGATTTCACGGACTG ttaA
- the LOC130375378 gene encoding IgGFc-binding protein-like isoform X2: protein MGIYVTIFAVLLLSGFCNSGPATVATQKGMCWVLGNTNYRTFDGYSYNFIGNCTYVMAKNCDVDGIHPAFEVDEKNVNIPNSNLTGVGMVTISVYGTIIDIVHNEFGLVRVNNQLWNLPINLDNGKVILSQRGFSVVVETDFGLVVQYDWQQYFTITVPSEFAGKVCGMCGNFNGKQDDDLTIPSGAYAKDQQDMGNGWRVPGVVGDTTCQDTCKGQCQICNPTFVEQLEDYNICSALSQVMDKDFQACTRLFDPKQFLQNCMVELCNGVPMKQYYCDTLQMYSETCQRAGVPGQKWREANKCSPPKCQENSYYERCGSSCPATCGDLTAPSNCKASCVETCTCNDGFVLSGSKCIPKAQCGCLYEGRYVAVGASFWDGDTCNERFTCSAEGKLTMEKTSCPTGQQCQVVKGIRGCYAVNYATCMVSGDPHIVTFDGELYNFQGTCTYELASVSSSQKTLENFSVILQNSGQDKRTGSVVNLVEVKVYGNTVNISKEQPGFVTVNGKLSYLPMALNGTKLQLYTIGWFVVLKADFGLKVYYDWNSVAFVQVPSTYKGSMIGLCGNYNLNPKDDMQMKNGKEAATAEELGQSWQVASTPGCVNGCTGPCPGCTAIQKDQYNTNTYCGLISDPTGPFRDCHSVVDPAKFLNDCIYDVCLYQGRGSMQCKTMTAYTAACQLKGAKVYPWRSDTLCDAQCPVNGHYEICSAGCQKSCQNPESSYHCGAQCMEGCNCNDGFVLSGNECVPSAQCGCPFNGKYYKYGQVFYPDGQCQQECLCNGTVQCQKFSCGPNEKCEVKDGGHSCQPVGKGVCSISGDPHYNTFDNSTYDFQGTCTYTAAEACHLNGTRLTAFSVAVENERWHAMNSNPQVSVAKLVAVEVYGSLLVLRRNQIGMVMLNGILAHIPLNLNEGKVQVYQDGYNYVIITDFGLRVTYDMIYHITVTVPSNYMDHTCGLCGNFNDNNADEFTLPDGKVTKDVQSFGAAWKVAVRGVVCEDGCSGDLCPKCDDSKKEVFEKDCQVLTDPKGPFAACHNVIDPASYFRDCVYDVCMVTGDRAVLCDSIGAYMMDCQTFGVKIPTWRTPTFCPLTCPANSHYQVCGQSCDTPCPNLSSIVVCPEKCAEGCACNAGYNFNGTGCVSLELCSCYFEGRSYKVGESIVSEDCHTIHTCQASGVVVSQSMLCQNTEICQIQNGTRGCFPRTCLLEDNGSLNSLDGARIFLNSGAFDIIQVCDPNVTDQWFRVVVRLEMCGTPAVNSIVGVHVYFTDMTFTITNHHDIWVNGKAMTESSFKKSNIALTVSGKTVTIDKDNSLQLSFNAFNDLTMSISGEMAEQVCGACGSLMTLNDKMFHGGGGRKWRAPDFTDC from the exons ATGGGGATTTATGTGACTATATTTGCAGTTCTACTGTTGAGTG GATTCTGCAATTCAGGACCAGCAACTGTGGCAACCCAAAAAGGCATGTGCTGGGTTCTCGGTAACACTAATTACCGTACCTTTGATGGCTATTCGTACAACTTCATTGGCAACTGCACTTATGTCATGGCTAAGAACTGCGATGTAGACGGGATCCATCCAGCCTTTGAGGTGGACGAAAAGAACGTCAACATCCCCAATTCAAACCTCACAGGTGTGGGAATGGTCACCATCAGTGTTTACGGGACCATTATTGATATTGTCCATAATGAGTTTGGCCTTGTGCGG gtAAACAATCAACTTTGGAATCTCCCCATCAACTTGGACAATGGCAAGGTGATTCTGTCTCAGAGGGGGTTCTCTGTAGTTGTTGAGACAGACTTTGGCCTAGTGGTGCAGTATGACTGGCAGCAGTATTTCACTATCACAGTTCCAAGTGAATTTGCAGGCAAGGTGTGTGGCATGTGTGGCAACTTTAACGGCAAGCAGGACGACGACCTCACCATTCCGTCTGGGGCGTATGCCAAAGACCAACAGGATATGGGAAATGGCTGGAGGGTTCCTGGTGTTGTCGGTGATACCACTTGTCAGGATACCTGCAAAGGACAGTGTCAAATCTGCAATCCCACCTTTGTGGAACAATTGGAAGACTATAACATCTGTAGCGCTCTGTCACAAGTGATGGATAAGGATTTCCAGGCCTGCACCCGTCTCTTTGACCCCAAGCAATTTCTGCAGAACTGCATGGTCGAACTCTGTAATGGTGTCCCAATGAAGCAGTACTACTGTGACACTCTGCAAATGTACTCGGAGACCTGTCAGAGAGCTGGAGTCCCGGGCCAGAAATGGAGGGAGGCCAACAAATGCT CACCACCCAAGTGCCAAGAGAACAGCTACTACGAGCGCTGTGGCTCAAGCTGTCCTGCAACCTGTGGAGACCTCACTGCTCCCTCCAACTGCAAAGCCAGCTGTGTGGAGACATGTACTTGCAATGATGGGTTTGTGCTCAGTGGCAGCAAATGTATCCCCAAGGCCCAGTGTGGCTGCCTGTACGAAGGCCGGTATGTGGCGGTCGGCGCCTCCTTCTGGGATGGCGATACTTGCAATGAGCGGTTCACATGCTCGGCCGAAGGGAAGCTGACCATGGAGAAGACTAGCTGCCCAACGGGCCAGCAGTGTCAAGTGGTTAAGGGCATTAGAGGTTGCTATGCTGTGAACTATGCCACATGCATGGTGTCTGGTGACCCCCACATTGTGACATTTGATGGTGAGCTCTACAACTTCCAGGGCACTTGCACTTATGAATTggccagtgtctcctccagtCAGAAGACCCTGGAGAATTTCAGCGTTATTCTGCAGAACAGTGGGCAAGATAAGAGGACAGGCTCTGTTGTTAATCTGGTAGAGGTGAAGGTCTATGGCAACACTGTCAACATTAGCAAAGAACAACCTGGCTTTGTCACG GTCAATGGTAAGCTTTCTTACCTCCCAATGGCCCTGAATGGCACCAAACTCCAGCTCTACACTATCGGTTGGTTTGTTGTACTCAAGGCCGACTTCGGCCTGAAAGTCTACTATGACTGGAACAGTGTGGCGTTTGTCCAGGTGCCCAGCACTTATAAGGGCTCCATGATTGGTCTATGTGGCAACTACAACCTTAATCCCAAAGATGACATGCAGATGAAGAATGGGAAAGAGGCTGCCACTGCAGAGGAGCTTGGCCAGAGCtggcaggttgctagtacccCTGGTTGTGTCAATGGCTGCACAGGTCCATGTCCTGGCTGTACCGCCATCCAGAAAGACCAGTACAACACCAACACGTACTGTGGACTCATCAGTGACCCCACAGGCCCATTCCGTGACTGCCACTCTGTAGTAGACCCTGCCAAGTTCCTCAATGACTGCATTTATGACGTATGTCTGTATCAGGGAAGAGGCAGCATGCAGTGCAAGACCATGACTGCCTACACGGCAGCATGCCAACTCAAAGGTGCCAAAGTATACCCCTGGAGGTCAGATACACTGTGTG ATGCTCAGTGTCCAGTGAATGGCCATTATGAGATATGCAGTGCTGGATGTCAGAAGTCCTGTCAGAACCCAGAGTCTTCTTATCACTGTGGGGCTCAGTGCATGGAAGGTTGCAACTGTAATGACGGTTTTGTTTTGAGTGGAAACGAGTGTGTGCCTTCTGCTCAGTGTGGTTGTCCGTTTAATGGAAAATACTACAAGTACGGCCAAGTGTTTTACCCTGATGGGCAGTGCCAGCAAGAATGTCTGTGTAATGGAACG GTACAATGTCAGAAGTTTTCCTGCGGGCCCAATGAAAAGTGTGAGGTAAAGGATGGTGGCCATTCGTGTCAGCCTGTTGGTAAGGGAGTCTGCTCCATCTCTGGGGACCCACATTACAACACCTTTGACAACAGCACCTATGACTTCCAAGGCACGTGCACATACACTGCAGCTGAAGCCTGCCACCTGAATGGCACAAGGCTGACAGCCTTCTCTGTGGCTGTGGAGAATGAGAGGTGGCATGCCATGAACAGCAACCCACAGGTCTCCGTCGCTAAACTTGTAGCAGTGGAAGTTTATGGAAGCCTCTTAGTTCTTCGACGGAACCAGATTGGAATGGTTATG ctaAATGGGATCTTAGCTCACATCCCGTTGAATCTTAATGAAGGTAAAGTTCAGGTTTACCAAGACGGCTACAACTACGTAATCATAACTGACTTCGGCCTGCGGGTGACCTATGACATGATCTATCACATCACCGTCACCGTACCCAGCAACTACATGGACCACACTTGCGGTCTGTGCGGGAACTTCAACGACAATAACGCAGATGAGTTCACACTGCCAGACGGTAAAGTGACCAAAGACGTGCAGAGCTTCGGGGCTGCCTGGAAGGTGGCCGTGCGTGGAGTGGTGTGCGAAGATGGATGCAGTGGGGACCTCTGTCCCAAGTGTGACGACAGCAAGAAGGAAGTGTTTGAGAAGGACTGTCAAGTCCTCACCGATCCCAAAGGTCCCTTCGCTGCGTGCCACAATGTCATAGACCCTGCCTCCTACTTCAGAGACTGTGTCTATGACGTCTGCATGGTGACTGGGGACAGGGCAGTGCTGTGTGACAGCATCGGGGCCTACATGATGGACTGCCAGACCTTTGGTGTGAAGATTCCAACCTGGAGAACCCCTACTTTCTGCC CCCTCACCTGCCCTGCAAACAGCCACTATCAAGTCTGCGGCCAGTCTTGTGATACTCCATGCCCGAACCTCTCAAGCATCGTCGTCTGTCCAGAAAAGTGTGCCGAGGGCTGTGCGTGTAACGCAGGCTACAACTTTAACGGCACTGGCTGTGTTAGCTTGGAACTATGTAGCTGCTATTTCGAAGGGAGATCCTACAAG GTTGGGGAATCTATTGTATCTGAGGACTGTCATACAATCCATACCTGCCAAGCCTCAGGAGTAGTTGTGTCCCAGAGCATGCTTTGTCAGAACACAGAGATCTGCCAAATCCAAAATGGCACCAGAGGCTGTTTCCCCAGAACATGCCTTTTGGAAGATAACGGTTCCCTCAACTCGCTTGATGGAGCCAGGATCTTCTTAAACTCTGGGGCCTTTGATATCATCCAGGTCTGTGACCCAAATGTGACAGATCAGTGGTTTAGGGTTGTTGTAAGGTTAGAGATGTGTGGCACTCCTGCAGTCAACTCCATTGTGGGGGTTCATGTGTACTTCACCGACATGACGTTTACTATCACAAACCACCATGACATTTGG GTAAACGGAAAGGCCATGACTGAGAGCAGTTTCAAAAAGAGCAACATAGCACTGACGGTCTCTGGCAAAACAGTCACAATCGACAAGGACAACAGTCTTCAGTTGTCTTTTAATGCTTTTAATGACCTCACGATGAGCATCAGCGGTGAGATGGCAGAGCAGGTTTGTGGCGCATGCGGTAGCCTCATGACTTTGAACGACAAAATGttccatggaggaggagggaggaagtggagggctCCTGATTTCACGGACTG ttaA